The Cygnus atratus isolate AKBS03 ecotype Queensland, Australia chromosome 2, CAtr_DNAZoo_HiC_assembly, whole genome shotgun sequence genome window below encodes:
- the C2H5orf22 gene encoding UPF0489 protein C5orf22 homolog produces MSGAEAAAGPAGRRLRAYTVLPVRVVEEHQDVLPFIYRAIGSKHLPASNIGFVHLDSHPDLLIPVNMPADTVFDKEALFSELSIENWIMPAVYAGHISQVLWLHPPWAQQISEGKHNFLVGKDISTTTIRVTGTDDYFLSDGLYVPADQLENQKPLNLHVILINPTKTSNNQEENGEVISAKRLKLNTDDTANTVAASSSVTPGDLDHSSSSVKDNEVQNASALNRAECSTSSSLRSGECSIREVAKNICQVLQKGDAFVLDIDLDFFSVKNPFKEMYTQTEYKLLQQLYNFKKPHKDATEEGLLDCVENRVHQLEDLEAAFADLCDNDDEETLQKWASYPGMKPLVQLVHSLKSRMESPDYEMVHQAGLTCDYMELPHHVSTEEEIESLIQSTKVLLKNMPKPTLVTIARSSLDDYCPSEQVDIIQEKVLNLLGLVYGTLDVHLDYSSNSL; encoded by the exons ATGAGCGGGGCCGAGGCGGCTGCCGgcccggccgggcggcggctgcgggcgtACACGGTGCTGCCGGTGCGGGTGGTGGAGGAGCACCAGGAC GTGCTGCCTTTCATCTATCGTGCCATTGGTTCAAAGCATCTTCCTGCCAGTAACATCGGCTTTGTTCATCTTGATTCCCATCCAGACCTCCTTATCCCTGTGAATATGCCTGCAGACACTGTATTTGACAAAGAAGCACTTTTTAG TGAATTAAGTATTGAGAACTGGATTATGCCTGCTGTTTATGCTGGCCATATTTCTCAAGTTCTGTGGCTTCACCCACCATGGGCTCAGCAGATCTCAGAgggaaaacacaattttttagTTGGGAAAGACATATCAACAACTACAATCAG GGTTACAGGTACAGATGATTACTTTTTAAGTGATGGTCTTTATGTCCCTGCTGATCAGCTAGAAAACCAGAAGCCTTTAAATTTACATGTCATTCTCATTAATCCTACGAAAACATCAAACaaccaggaagaaaatggcGAAGTAATATCTGCTAAGAGACTGAAGCTAAATACAGATGATACAGCAAACACTGTTGCTGCCTCTTCATCAGTGACTCCTGGTGACCTTGATCACAGCTCCTCAAGTGTGAAGGACAACGAAGTACAAAATGCAAGTGCCCTGAACAGGGCAGAATGCTCCACTTCAAGCTCTCTCAGAAGTGGTGAATGCTCAATAAGGGAGGTTGCTAAAAATATCTGCCAAGTTCTTCAGAAAGGGGATGCATTTGTTTTAGACATtgacttagattttttttcagttaagaaTCCGTTCAAAGAAATGTACACACAG acaGAATATAAGCTCTTGCAACAGTTGTACAACTTCAAGAAGCCTCATAAAGATGCAACAGAG GAAGGCTTGCTGGATTGTGTTGAAAACCGTGTTCATCAGCTAGAAGATCTGGAAGCAGCATTTGCAGATTTGTGTGACAACGATGATGAAGAAACCCTACAGAAGTGGGCTTCATATCCTGG aatgAAGCCCCTTGTTCAACTAGTTCACAGTTTGAAAAGCAGGATGGAGAGCCCAGACTATGAAATG GTCCATCAGGCTGGTCTGACCTGTGATTATATGGAGCTTCCCCACCATGTTAGCACGGAAGAGGAGATTGAAAGCCTCATACAGTCCACTAAAGTTCTACTGAAAAATATGCCTAAGCCCACGCTTGTGACAATTGCTCG ATCAAGTTTGGATGACTACTGCCCTTCTGAGCAGGTTGACATCATTCAAGAGAAGGTTCTCAATTTACTAGGTTTGGTGTATGGCACTCTGGATGTGCACTTAGATTACTCAAGCAACTCTTTGTGA